Proteins from a single region of Natrinema salifodinae:
- a CDS encoding sulfatase family protein encodes MSDRNGRDDESHSTIRNVVLVVLDTARAKSVGMQPFPDDEDTVGTDPAASGGWAGSGDDSVGAHPTPTLTRLADEGTAFDNAFATAPWTLPSHASFFTGTYPSEHGTHGNHTYLDDDLRTLPEAFADAGYQTIGVSNNTWITEEFGFDRGFEDLRKGWQYIQSDADMGAVVRGEDLREKLIATRNRLFDGNPLVNAANILYSEVFQPAGDDGSNRSTDWIDDWLGSRTDDRPFFLFCNFIEPHVEYDPPREYAERFLPEGASYEEATAVRQDPRAYDCEDYDISDREFAMLRGLYRAELAYVDHQLGQLREALVAHDEWEDTLLVVCGDHGEHIGEHGFFGHQYNLYDTLLNVPLVFHGGPFTDGGRRNELVQLLDLPATLLETAGIDDPELREQWSSRSLHPGSSDDARDAVFAEYVAPQPSIDRLEARFGDIPDRVRQYDRRLRAIRTPEYKYVRGDDGFERLHHVRTDPFERTDVSDEEPETVRRLRRRIEEQFEPLADAGIVEEVEMRDGTKERLADLGYL; translated from the coding sequence ATGTCGGACCGCAACGGACGTGACGACGAGTCACATAGTACTATTCGGAACGTGGTTCTCGTTGTTCTCGATACGGCTCGAGCGAAGAGCGTTGGCATGCAACCGTTCCCGGACGACGAGGATACGGTCGGCACCGACCCCGCCGCGTCCGGCGGCTGGGCCGGATCGGGCGACGATTCGGTGGGTGCGCACCCGACGCCGACGCTGACGCGGCTCGCCGACGAGGGAACCGCGTTCGACAACGCGTTCGCGACCGCCCCCTGGACGCTGCCCTCCCACGCGTCGTTTTTCACTGGCACCTATCCCTCCGAACACGGGACCCACGGCAATCACACCTACCTCGACGACGACCTCCGGACGCTCCCCGAGGCCTTCGCCGACGCGGGCTACCAGACGATCGGCGTCTCGAACAACACCTGGATCACCGAGGAGTTCGGCTTCGACCGCGGCTTCGAGGACCTTCGCAAGGGCTGGCAGTACATCCAGTCCGACGCCGACATGGGCGCGGTCGTCCGCGGCGAGGACCTCCGGGAGAAGCTCATCGCGACGCGAAACCGTCTCTTCGACGGCAACCCGCTCGTTAACGCCGCTAATATCCTCTATAGCGAAGTCTTCCAGCCCGCGGGCGACGATGGCTCCAACCGGTCGACCGATTGGATCGACGACTGGCTGGGCAGTCGGACCGACGACCGCCCGTTCTTCCTGTTCTGTAACTTCATTGAGCCCCACGTCGAGTACGACCCGCCCCGCGAGTACGCCGAGCGGTTCCTTCCCGAAGGCGCCAGCTACGAGGAGGCGACCGCGGTTAGGCAGGACCCCCGCGCCTACGACTGCGAGGACTACGACATTTCCGACCGCGAGTTCGCCATGCTGCGCGGGCTCTACCGGGCCGAACTGGCCTACGTCGACCACCAGCTCGGCCAACTCCGCGAGGCGCTCGTGGCCCACGACGAGTGGGAGGACACGCTCCTCGTCGTCTGCGGCGACCACGGCGAGCACATCGGCGAACACGGCTTCTTCGGCCACCAGTACAATCTCTACGACACGCTGCTCAACGTCCCGCTTGTCTTCCACGGCGGCCCCTTCACCGACGGCGGCCGCCGCAACGAGTTAGTCCAACTGCTCGACCTCCCCGCGACGCTGCTCGAGACAGCCGGGATCGACGACCCCGAACTGCGCGAGCAGTGGTCGAGCCGGTCGCTCCACCCCGGCTCGAGCGACGACGCCCGCGACGCCGTCTTCGCCGAGTACGTCGCACCCCAACCCTCGATCGACCGGCTCGAGGCCCGCTTCGGCGACATTCCCGACCGCGTCCGGCAGTACGACCGCCGGCTGCGGGCGATTCGCACGCCCGAGTACAAGTACGTCCGCGGCGACGACGGCTTCGAGCGCCTCCACCACGTCCGGACCGACCCGTTCGAGCGCACCGACGTCAGCGACGAGGAACCCGAGACAGTCCGGCGCCTCCGGCGGCGGATCGAGGAGCAGTTCGAACCGCTCGCCGACGCCGGCATCGTCGAGGAGGTCGAGATGCGCGACGGGACGAAAGAGCGCCTGGCGGACCTCGGCTACCTCTGA